The Streptomyces puniciscabiei genome contains a region encoding:
- a CDS encoding glycoside hydrolase family 15 protein → MCPPWVLREYAVLADGERGAVVDPEGRIVWLCAPRWHSDAVFSALIGGGGYFGVEPVDRWHVWGGYYEDGTLIRVSRWVTSDSVVECRDALAMPGSVDRLVLLRRMRVERGEARLRLSLDLRPGFGADRVRDPRLEGDMWAAGAGGLRLRLLGAPRAAWNPESGLRGEFRLRKGEHHDLVLELSQRGGTAALDPERLWKDTEDAWQRSVPDCSTLAAPRDARHAYAVLRGLTSSSGGMAAAATTSLPERANTGRNYDYRFAWIRDQSYAGLAVAAHGPHDLLDTAVRFTAERILADGEGLHPAYAVDGGRVPGERGLPFPGYPGGNDRIGNDAADQFQLDAFGEALQLFAAAAHHDRLTPDAERAVTVAVDAVERNWRRPDAGLWELDERWWTQSRLSVVSGLRRAAEVLPGRSGQRCADLAETVFAETRHRCLRPDGRWRRSADDDGPEAALLTPLARGCLPADDPSGEITRRYIEDKLAEDGYLYRFTHPGIPLGETEGAFLLCGFTMALATDHLGDRATALRWFERTRAACGPSGLFAEEYDVRQRQLRGNLPQSFVHALLLECAVRLNDASALPG, encoded by the coding sequence GACGCGGTCTTCTCCGCCCTGATCGGCGGCGGCGGGTACTTCGGCGTTGAACCGGTGGACCGGTGGCATGTGTGGGGTGGCTACTACGAGGACGGCACGCTGATCCGGGTCAGCCGCTGGGTGACCTCCGACTCGGTGGTGGAGTGCCGCGACGCGCTGGCGATGCCGGGCTCGGTGGACCGTCTCGTGCTGCTGCGCCGGATGCGCGTCGAACGGGGCGAGGCACGCCTGCGGCTCAGCCTCGACCTGCGGCCCGGCTTCGGCGCGGACCGGGTGCGCGACCCACGCCTCGAAGGTGACATGTGGGCCGCTGGCGCCGGCGGTCTGCGGCTGCGGCTCCTCGGGGCGCCCCGGGCGGCATGGAACCCCGAGTCCGGCCTGCGCGGTGAGTTCCGGCTGCGCAAGGGCGAGCACCATGACCTCGTCCTGGAGCTGTCGCAGAGGGGCGGCACGGCGGCGCTGGACCCGGAGCGGTTGTGGAAGGACACGGAGGACGCCTGGCAGCGGTCCGTGCCCGACTGCTCAACCCTGGCCGCACCCCGCGACGCCCGGCACGCCTACGCCGTCCTGCGCGGCCTGACGAGTTCCTCCGGGGGGATGGCGGCGGCTGCCACCACCTCGCTGCCGGAACGCGCGAACACCGGGCGCAACTACGACTACCGCTTCGCCTGGATCCGCGACCAGAGCTACGCGGGCCTCGCGGTCGCCGCGCACGGCCCGCACGACCTGCTCGACACCGCGGTGCGCTTCACCGCCGAACGCATTCTCGCCGACGGCGAGGGCCTGCATCCCGCGTACGCCGTCGACGGCGGCCGCGTACCGGGCGAACGCGGGCTGCCGTTCCCGGGCTATCCGGGAGGCAATGACCGCATCGGCAACGACGCGGCCGATCAGTTCCAGCTCGACGCGTTCGGGGAGGCCCTCCAGCTGTTCGCCGCCGCGGCTCACCACGACCGGCTCACCCCTGACGCCGAGCGGGCCGTCACGGTCGCGGTCGACGCGGTGGAGCGCAACTGGCGGCGGCCCGACGCGGGGCTGTGGGAACTGGACGAGCGGTGGTGGACCCAGTCACGGCTGAGCGTGGTCAGTGGGCTGCGGCGGGCTGCCGAGGTGCTGCCGGGGCGGTCGGGACAGCGGTGCGCCGATCTGGCCGAGACCGTCTTCGCCGAGACGCGGCACCGCTGTCTGCGCCCCGACGGCCGGTGGCGCCGGTCCGCCGACGACGACGGCCCGGAGGCCGCCCTGCTGACGCCGCTGGCCCGCGGCTGTCTTCCTGCCGACGATCCGAGCGGCGAGATCACCCGCCGGTACATCGAGGACAAGCTGGCCGAGGACGGATACCTCTACCGGTTCACGCACCCGGGAATCCCGCTGGGCGAGACCGAAGGGGCGTTTCTGCTGTGCGGTTTCACCATGGCGCTGGCCACCGACCACCTCGGCGACCGCGCCACCGCGCTGCGCTGGTTCGAACGGACCCGGGCGGCCTGCGGGCCGTCCGGGCTGTTCGCGGAGGAGTACGACGTCCGCCAGCGCCAGCTGCGCGGCAACCTCCCCCAGTCCTTCGTCCACGCCCTCCTGCTGGAGTGCGCGGTCCGCCTCAACGACGCCTCGGCACTGCCCGGTTGA
- a CDS encoding YbfB/YjiJ family MFS transporter, whose amino-acid sequence MGVGRFVYTPILPLMHAQAGLSAGAGANLATANYVGYLVGALTGTFLPRLVRSAPALRGSMLALVASLAAMPLTHSTTLWLLLRLGAGACSALVFVIAVSSLLSHLRDHPAHLPGWAFGGVGAGIALSGLLVLVLRTAGTWRTAWWASAALAAALTVAAWGLRPEPAPRPTSSVAETSVRPPGPRTRRWFSALSASYTLEGIGYIIAGTFLVAAIEQTSPGWIGSGAWVLVGLAAVPSSALWAALGRRWSRPDLLFAALGVQAVGIALPALVGGVAAALISAVLFGSTFMGVSTLALAAGAHLRFPRAVALLTAGYAIGQILGPLVAAPLLHHGYRPALVLASVVVLTGALAALVLRVGFPHHMPAPGHAVPRSGTVPGHRLTTLDAAEGKATE is encoded by the coding sequence ATGGGTGTGGGCCGGTTCGTGTACACCCCGATCCTCCCGCTGATGCACGCGCAGGCCGGACTGTCGGCCGGGGCAGGGGCGAACCTGGCCACCGCCAACTACGTCGGATACCTGGTCGGGGCTCTCACCGGTACCTTCCTGCCGCGGCTGGTGCGTTCCGCCCCGGCTCTGCGCGGGAGCATGCTGGCGCTGGTCGCCTCCCTGGCCGCGATGCCGCTGACCCACTCGACCACCCTGTGGCTGCTGCTCAGGCTGGGCGCGGGAGCCTGCAGCGCGCTGGTCTTCGTCATCGCCGTCAGCTCACTGCTCAGCCATCTGCGCGACCACCCGGCCCATCTGCCCGGCTGGGCGTTCGGCGGCGTCGGCGCCGGGATCGCCCTGTCGGGCCTGCTCGTCCTGGTGCTGCGCACGGCCGGCACCTGGCGGACCGCGTGGTGGGCCTCCGCAGCCCTGGCCGCGGCACTCACCGTCGCCGCCTGGGGCCTGCGACCCGAACCCGCCCCGCGGCCGACGTCGTCCGTGGCGGAAACGTCCGTACGGCCGCCCGGACCGCGCACCCGTCGCTGGTTCAGCGCCCTGTCCGCGTCCTACACGTTGGAGGGCATCGGCTACATCATCGCCGGTACCTTCCTCGTCGCGGCCATCGAGCAGACCTCGCCCGGCTGGATCGGCAGCGGCGCCTGGGTGCTGGTGGGGCTGGCCGCCGTTCCGTCCTCCGCGCTGTGGGCCGCGCTGGGACGCCGGTGGTCCCGCCCGGACCTGCTGTTCGCCGCGCTCGGCGTGCAGGCCGTGGGCATCGCCCTGCCCGCTCTGGTGGGCGGGGTCGCGGCGGCATTGATCTCCGCGGTGCTCTTCGGGTCGACCTTCATGGGCGTGAGCACGCTGGCGCTCGCGGCCGGCGCGCACCTGCGGTTCCCGCGCGCCGTGGCGCTGCTGACCGCCGGCTATGCGATCGGCCAGATCCTGGGCCCGCTGGTCGCGGCCCCCTTGCTCCACCACGGCTACCGCCCGGCCCTGGTCCTGGCCTCCGTTGTCGTCCTGACCGGTGCGCTCGCCGCCCTGGTTCTCCGCGTCGGGTTTCCGCACCACATGCCCGCACCGGGTCACGCCGTCCCCCGCTCAGGCACCGTCCCCGGCCACCGACTCACCACCCTGGACGCCGCCGAAGGCAAGGCGACCGAATGA